DNA sequence from the Nanoarchaeota archaeon genome:
TCGAATATTTGAAGCTCCGCTTAATTATATCCGCGGAGCGAGAATTTCGAAGGCTTGAAACTCACACAAATTCCATCCACAAGGTGAGTACAAAAGAGTTTCATGACTGCAAAGGCGGCGTATTTTGTAAAAAATAAGCTTTATATACTTAATCCTACAAATAGGATTAAACAATCCTATAATTAGGATGGATGAATAATATGCTAAAGAAAGAATATGAAGTTTTGCTTCAGTTTGTCAAAGAGCCGTGGAAAAAATTCACTTTCAAAGAAGTGAAAGCGTTCACAGGAAAAAAGTCCGAAAGCTACATATATGCCTCTTTAAAGAAATTTGTCAAAGCAGGAATACTGAAAGAGGAAAAAGCGGGAAATGTTGTTCTTTATGAATTAGGCTTGAAAAGCCAGAAGGCGCAAGTCTATGCAGGGTTTATCTCTGAGTACGTTGCGTGGGGCCAAAAACACCTCCCACACAAAGATTTGCAGAAAATTGCAGATAAACTGTCAACAGAATTCTATATTTTTATAATAACCGGCAGTTATGCCAAAAATAAGCAAAAAGAAACATCAGATATAGACCTCGCGATAATTATCGGCGATTCTGAAGAGCCAAAAAAGGTTTATGCACAGCTTAGGCTGGCATGCGAGTTAAACATTTCCCAAATACACCTTTATGTTTTCAAAAAGTCCGAATTTCTTCAAATGCTCTTAAACAACGAGGCGAATTACGGAAAAGAAATAGCCAAAAATAACCTTATATTGCATGGAGGAGAAATATACTACAGGATTTTGCAAGAGGCGATTGAATATGGATTTAATGATAAAAAGCTATATTGAAAGGGCAGAAAACGAAATTGTCATTGCTGAGACCCTGAAAAGACTTAGCAATGAAGCAAATGCAAAGCAATTTTTTGGCATAAGCGACAGGATGACATTTTACAGTTCCGCGATATCCCATTCTTATTATGCAATATTTTATGCGGCAAAAGCAATACTATTGACGAAAAATATTAAAACAACCGCCCCGGAAATCCACAAAAAAACATTTGAAGAATTTAAAAGGAACTTTGTGGACACGGGCATCCTTAATGTGAAGCTTCTTGAGATTTACAGGAAAATGGTCATCAGAGCAGACGAGCTTCTTGAAATATTCAAAGATGAAAAGTGGAAAAGAGGGAATTTTACATATAATACAATTCCTCAGGCAAACAAAGAGCCCGCAGAAGACTCATTAAAAAAGCAAAATTATTTGTTTCAAACATAACGAAAATATTTCAAATGGGTTAAGCCCATGACGTTTCCCTATTCCTCCAACAACCTCACATAACTATCATAACGTTTCTTGGGTATTTTTCCTTCTGCAAGCGCCCTCTTAACTCCGCAATCTCGAGCATCTTCTTTGTTATGCAGGCAGTTGCCGTACCTGCATTGATATGCCTTGAACTCCGGGAAATAAAGCTGAAGCTCATTTTTCGGTATATTTCCTATGCCAAATGACCTTATTCCCGGCGTGTCAATTATGTATGAGTTTTCCTTCCATTTGTACACTGTTGAAGCTGTGGTTGTGTGCTTTCCACGATCTGTTTTTTTGCTTACTTCTCCTTCCCTTGCAATTATATCCCCTGAAACTGCATTTATCAGGGATGATTTTCCCACTCCGCTTTGCCCGATAAACACAACAGTTTTACCAGAAATGATTTTTTTTAGCTCCTCAATCCCTTCTTTTTTCCTGGTAGATGTTTTTACGTATTTTATTCCGGCATATTCCTTAAGCAGGCCGTCTTCATACCCTTCTGCCAGATCCGCTTTGTTCAGGCATATTATCGGCTCGATATTGTTGCTCTGTATCATGACAATATACCTGTCAATTGCATTGATGTGAAGAGGCGGGCTCCTGGCAGATACTACTGCAATGACCGCATCAATGTTTGCGGCAATGATGTGCGCATACTCTGCACCCCTTCCTGTGCGGTCCTGCTTCATTCTTGAGATTTTTGACGCCCGTCTCTGAATGCTTGATATGCAATACCCAAAATTGTCCTTTGCCAAGCTGACGTAATCTCCGGGAACAATGGCTCCGAAGTATTTGGCAGTCCTGCTAAGCTTTACGCCTGAAATTATCTCATCATTGTAGAACACTTTGAATATGCCGTGGTTTTTTTCTATGACAATGGCCTTGTCTTTGTCGTCAATGCGCTCGACAAACAGCTCTTCGACTGAATGATCTGTGTTCTTCTCTCTTCTTTTCTTATCAGTCGCCCTTTTGGCAAATCTTCTTTCATAGCTTAGAAAATCATCAACCATGTATTAACTTAGAATTTTGGGGTTTAAATCATGACATTTTATAAAAATACACACATAATCAACCCCTATGAAAAAGCCGGAACTTCTTCTTCCTGTAAAATCCATGTCAAGCCTTGTTGCTGCGCTTCCGTACGCAGATGCAGTCTATTTCGGGGCTAAAGTCTTTAGCATGAGAGCAAGAGCCGGCAATTTCACAAACGCAGAAATAAGGAAAGCAGTCGAAATCTGCCACAAAAACAAAATCAAGGCGTATCTTGCAGTCAACACAGTGATTTACCCGGACGACGAAAAAAAGCTTGAAAAACTCTTGGATGCGGCAAAAATGGTTGATGCAGTCATATGCTGGGATGCTGCAGTAATCCAAGCCGCAAAAAAAAGAAACATTCCGATTCATATTTCAACCCAGGCAAATGTCTCAAACGCAAAAACCGCTGAGATGTACCGCAGACTCGGCGCAATAAGAATCGTTCTTGCCCGCGAATGCAGTCTAAAAGACATAAAGAAAATTAAAACACAAACAAAAATCGAAATCGAAGTATTTGTCCACGGAGCGATGTGCGTTTCAATATCGGGAAGATGCTATCTTTCAAGCTATCTTTACGGAAAATCCGCGAATTGCGGCGACTGCATTCAGCCCTGCAGGCAGGAATGGACACTTACAAATGAGGATAAAAAAGAGCTTGTATGCGACGGAAAATACCTCTTAAGCGCAAAAGACCTGTGCATGATAGAGCATATTCCCGAATTAATAAAAGCAGGAATTGACGCGTTCAAAGTCGAGGGTAGGTTAAGAGATGCCAGATACACTGAAACAGCAGGCCGATGTTATAGAGAGGCAATTGATTCATTTACAAAAGAAAAAGCAATAAAATGGAAAAAAGAGCTCCAGTCAGTCTATAACCGCGGATTTTCAACAGGATTTTATTTCAAAAAGCCGACAGATTTCACATATGACCTGTCCAACTCTCAGGCAACGTCAAAAAAAGTCCATGTCGGAATCATAACTAATTATTTCCCGAAAATTTCTGTCGCATCAATTAAAGTCTTTTCAGGAATTATAAAAGTGGGAGACAAAATCATAATAGAGGGCAAAACAACTTATCTAATGCAGAAAATCGAGTCAATCGAAACCAACGGAAAAATAAAAGACAAGATTTTAAAAGGCGAAGCTTCAGGAATAAAAGTAAAAGAAAGAGTAAGAAAAAACGACTCGGTTTATTGTATAAGAGAATGATTATGGCAAATGTCATTATAATTCACGGAGCTTACGGAAATCCCGAAGAAAATTGGTTTCCCTGGCTGAAAAAAGAGCTTGAAAAGCTGGATTGCCGCGTTTTTGTTCCAAAATTTCCAACTCCTTAAAATCAGGCGCTTGAAAACTGGATAAACTCATTTGAAAAATATGAAAAATACCTGGATAAAAACACAATAGTTATCGGGCATAGTTTGGGATGCGCGTTTTTATTGAATGTTCTTGAAAAGGCAAATAAGCCCGTTAAATCAGCATTTTTAGTCGCGGGGTTTGTCAGCGCAATAAATAATCCAAAACTTGATGCGATAAACCGGAGTTTTTGGGACAAAAAGTTTGACTGGAAAAAAATAAAGAGCAACTGCAGGAATTTTATAGTTTACCATTCCGACAATGACCCTTACGTATCACTGGAAAAAGGAAACGAGCTTGCAGAACAGCTTGGCAGCAGCCTGAAGATAATAAAAAATGCAGGGCATTTCAACAAAAATTCAGGTTATCTAAAATTTGATATGCTTTTAGAAGATGTCAAAAACACATTACAAAATTACAAAAAATCTATATAAGCTTTCAGGTGCATAATAAAAGGATAATTCTTGAAAAGGTCACAGACAAAAATGGGAGACAAAAACATTCTAACTGAATGGCGCGCGTTGCGTAATTCTTGCATAGTTCATACGCGTTCTTATAGCATATAGTTTGGTGTCGCCTATGAAAAACTTCAAAAAATTCTGGAAGCTCGGCAGACCCGAATTCAATACGGAGTTTTTTGACATAACTAAAGACGGCGAGCTGCTTGTAAAAGAGGGGAATTACCAGTACAACATAAACAAGCTTGTCAAAAAATACGGCACATCCCTTGAGATAATATTTCCAGATATAATCGAGAAGCGCCTCACTAATCTCATTGAGATGTTCAACAAATACATAAAATTCTACGGCTACAAGGGCAAATTCCACTACAATTACCCGATGAAAGTCAACCAGAACAAGGAAGTGGTCCTTGCCATGATAAGCGCGGGCGCAAACATAGAAGTCGGCTCGATGAATGAGCTCTGGCTTGTGAAACAGCTCTGGG
Encoded proteins:
- a CDS encoding nucleotidyltransferase domain-containing protein, whose translation is MLKKEYEVLLQFVKEPWKKFTFKEVKAFTGKKSESYIYASLKKFVKAGILKEEKAGNVVLYELGLKSQKAQVYAGFISEYVAWGQKHLPHKDLQKIADKLSTEFYIFIITGSYAKNKQKETSDIDLAIIIGDSEEPKKVYAQLRLACELNISQIHLYVFKKSEFLQMLLNNEANYGKEIAKNNLILHGGEIYYRILQEAIEYGFNDKKLY
- a CDS encoding HEPN domain-containing protein, which codes for MDLMIKSYIERAENEIVIAETLKRLSNEANAKQFFGISDRMTFYSSAISHSYYAIFYAAKAILLTKNIKTTAPEIHKKTFEEFKRNFVDTGILNVKLLEIYRKMVIRADELLEIFKDEKWKRGNFTYNTIPQANKEPAEDSLKKQNYLFQT
- the rsgA gene encoding ribosome small subunit-dependent GTPase A, which translates into the protein MVDDFLSYERRFAKRATDKKRREKNTDHSVEELFVERIDDKDKAIVIEKNHGIFKVFYNDEIISGVKLSRTAKYFGAIVPGDYVSLAKDNFGYCISSIQRRASKISRMKQDRTGRGAEYAHIIAANIDAVIAVVSARSPPLHINAIDRYIVMIQSNNIEPIICLNKADLAEGYEDGLLKEYAGIKYVKTSTRKKEGIEELKKIISGKTVVFIGQSGVGKSSLINAVSGDIIAREGEVSKKTDRGKHTTTASTVYKWKENSYIIDTPGIRSFGIGNIPKNELQLYFPEFKAYQCRYGNCLHNKEDARDCGVKRALAEGKIPKKRYDSYVRLLEE
- a CDS encoding U32 family peptidase, whose protein sequence is MKKPELLLPVKSMSSLVAALPYADAVYFGAKVFSMRARAGNFTNAEIRKAVEICHKNKIKAYLAVNTVIYPDDEKKLEKLLDAAKMVDAVICWDAAVIQAAKKRNIPIHISTQANVSNAKTAEMYRRLGAIRIVLARECSLKDIKKIKTQTKIEIEVFVHGAMCVSISGRCYLSSYLYGKSANCGDCIQPCRQEWTLTNEDKKELVCDGKYLLSAKDLCMIEHIPELIKAGIDAFKVEGRLRDARYTETAGRCYREAIDSFTKEKAIKWKKELQSVYNRGFSTGFYFKKPTDFTYDLSNSQATSKKVHVGIITNYFPKISVASIKVFSGIIKVGDKIIIEGKTTYLMQKIESIETNGKIKDKILKGEASGIKVKERVRKNDSVYCIRE
- a CDS encoding alpha/beta hydrolase, encoding MNSFEKYEKYLDKNTIVIGHSLGCAFLLNVLEKANKPVKSAFLVAGFVSAINNPKLDAINRSFWDKKFDWKKIKSNCRNFIVYHSDNDPYVSLEKGNELAEQLGSSLKIIKNAGHFNKNSGYLKFDMLLEDVKNTLQNYKKSI